In Candidatus Hydrogenedentota bacterium, a genomic segment contains:
- a CDS encoding PAS domain S-box protein, with the protein MAFSFESGSKPPHTNLDVQARLAEAAALSAQEDKAFRARLALSRRIILLAALWFLVFSVLSDVVLGVWEYESYYLNAALDTVSVLVALGLIAYFIRLIRGVYQVIWPLLVGTFFAALGRGLIIAAALPPLRETLEDPWKHKLYFTIAQPISGLGLVLLVTGLFLAIVQLIIERQHAASERARLTQETALRASTEQSLRQSESKYRHLVETLYEGIWVIDGEEATSYVNPRMAEMLGYAVEEMIGRKLFEFMDEAAREQAKHYLERRREGVKEQHDFEFRRKDGTRLYAMLETGPIMDEEGRYAGAIAGIVDITERKLAEDALRQSEERMRAQYEHFPIPTFTWRKQDGDFILADHNAAGLAMTEGHVLSWLGRTAREYLADRPDIQENLERCFAERNTFVVETPFELRHVPGEKRLVVEYVYVPPDSVMVHTEDVTARMAAEQERTRLVAAIEQAAEAVMITDAAGLIQYVNPAFERTSGYTRDEVTGKTPRLLRSGKQAPGFYNTLWGEIASGRVWQGRVTNKRKDGALYEEDMTITPVMDEGGNIRHYVALKRDVTKEVALERQLRQSQKMEAIGTLAGGIAHDMNNILSLVLGHCELCIDQTEKGSAARSHMHGIARAARRASDLVAQILAFSRQEEPERRPVAIAPAVSETVRFLRRSLPPVIQIRQHLANDGACVLAEATQIHQVVMNLCTNASHAMRQNGGVLEVVLESVEVEEPYVGNVGVLEPGPYVCLRVSDTGIGMDAATVDRVFEPFFTTKQPGEGTGLGLSTVLGIVKNCGGAIGVQSEPGKGSTFTLYLPRVPGGPPEYHERIAPPEGQYERILIVDDDEELCQVAADILSLLHYRVFVESSSLRALDRFLASPEAFDLLLLDNAMPHMDGIQMAIKTRAVRPGVPVIIMAGFADSLTESLVLEMGISELIQKPLDKEKLANTVRRVLDQCASA; encoded by the coding sequence ATGGCGTTCTCATTCGAGAGCGGGAGCAAACCGCCGCACACGAACCTGGATGTCCAGGCCCGCCTTGCCGAAGCGGCCGCGCTGTCCGCGCAGGAAGATAAGGCGTTCCGGGCGCGGCTGGCCCTTTCGCGGCGCATCATCCTGCTCGCCGCGCTCTGGTTCCTTGTGTTCTCCGTCCTCTCGGACGTTGTCCTTGGGGTGTGGGAGTACGAGTCTTATTATCTCAATGCCGCCCTGGACACGGTCTCCGTATTGGTCGCGCTGGGACTGATCGCCTACTTCATCCGGCTGATTCGCGGCGTCTATCAGGTAATCTGGCCGCTGCTTGTGGGAACATTCTTTGCCGCATTGGGCAGAGGCCTGATCATCGCGGCCGCACTCCCTCCGCTGCGCGAGACCCTGGAAGACCCCTGGAAACACAAACTGTACTTTACTATTGCCCAACCCATCTCGGGGCTGGGGCTGGTGTTGCTGGTCACGGGCTTGTTTCTGGCGATTGTGCAACTCATCATCGAACGACAGCACGCCGCATCCGAACGTGCCCGGCTGACCCAGGAAACGGCGTTACGCGCCAGCACCGAGCAAAGCCTGCGCCAGAGCGAATCCAAATACCGCCACCTGGTCGAGACCCTGTATGAGGGCATCTGGGTAATCGACGGAGAGGAAGCAACTTCCTACGTCAACCCTCGCATGGCCGAAATGCTCGGATACGCGGTGGAGGAGATGATTGGACGGAAGCTGTTCGAGTTCATGGACGAGGCCGCGCGGGAACAGGCGAAGCATTACCTCGAACGGCGGCGAGAAGGCGTAAAGGAGCAACACGATTTCGAGTTTAGGAGGAAAGACGGAACGCGCCTCTACGCCATGTTGGAAACGGGGCCTATCATGGACGAAGAAGGCCGTTATGCCGGGGCCATCGCGGGGATCGTCGATATCACGGAGCGCAAGCTCGCCGAAGACGCCCTGCGCCAGAGCGAAGAACGCATGCGCGCGCAATACGAGCACTTCCCCATCCCCACGTTCACGTGGCGGAAACAGGACGGCGACTTCATTCTCGCCGACCACAACGCCGCGGGATTGGCAATGACGGAAGGTCATGTTCTTTCCTGGCTGGGCCGCACCGCGCGCGAGTATCTCGCGGACCGCCCGGATATCCAGGAAAACCTCGAACGCTGTTTCGCGGAGCGGAACACCTTTGTCGTGGAAACGCCCTTCGAATTGCGCCACGTTCCCGGCGAAAAGCGGCTGGTCGTCGAGTATGTGTATGTGCCGCCCGACTCGGTCATGGTGCATACGGAGGACGTCACCGCGCGCATGGCCGCGGAGCAGGAGCGGACCCGCCTCGTCGCAGCCATCGAACAGGCCGCCGAAGCGGTGATGATCACCGACGCCGCCGGCCTGATCCAGTACGTGAACCCGGCGTTCGAGCGCACGAGCGGCTACACGCGCGATGAAGTGACGGGGAAAACGCCGCGCCTGTTGCGCAGCGGCAAGCAGGCCCCCGGCTTCTACAACACTCTGTGGGGCGAAATCGCGAGCGGCCGCGTGTGGCAAGGGCGCGTCACGAACAAGCGCAAGGACGGCGCGCTCTACGAGGAGGACATGACAATCACGCCCGTGATGGACGAGGGGGGGAACATTCGGCACTACGTTGCGCTCAAGCGCGACGTCACGAAAGAGGTGGCGCTCGAACGGCAGTTGCGCCAGTCGCAGAAAATGGAGGCCATCGGCACCCTCGCGGGCGGCATCGCCCACGATATGAACAATATCCTCTCGCTCGTTCTGGGCCATTGTGAACTCTGCATCGACCAGACCGAAAAAGGGTCCGCCGCCCGCTCCCACATGCACGGGATCGCAAGGGCCGCGCGCCGCGCTTCGGACCTGGTCGCCCAGATTCTCGCGTTCAGCCGCCAGGAAGAACCCGAGCGCCGTCCCGTGGCCATCGCGCCCGCGGTCAGCGAGACCGTCCGATTTCTGCGCCGTTCGCTGCCGCCCGTCATCCAGATACGGCAACACCTGGCCAACGACGGCGCCTGCGTGCTCGCGGAGGCCACCCAGATCCACCAGGTCGTCATGAACCTGTGCACGAACGCGTCCCACGCCATGCGTCAGAACGGCGGCGTGCTCGAGGTCGTCCTGGAATCCGTCGAGGTGGAGGAACCCTACGTTGGCAACGTGGGCGTGCTCGAACCAGGCCCCTACGTATGCCTGCGCGTGTCCGACACGGGAATCGGGATGGATGCGGCAACGGTGGACCGCGTCTTTGAGCCTTTCTTCACGACTAAGCAGCCGGGCGAAGGCACGGGATTGGGCCTGTCGACCGTGCTCGGCATCGTCAAGAATTGCGGAGGCGCCATTGGCGTCCAGAGCGAGCCTGGCAAAGGCTCAACATTCACCCTGTATCTGCCGCGCGTCCCGGGCGGGCCGCCCGAATATCACGAACGGATCGCACCCCCCGAAGGGCAATACGAGCGCATTCTTATCGTCGACGACGACGAGGAATTATGCCAGGTAGCCGCCGATATTCTGTCCCTCCTGCACTATCGCGTTTTTGTGGAATCGAGCAGCCTGCGCGCGCTGGACCGGTTCCTCGCGTCGCCCGAGGCCTTCGACCTGTTGCTCCTCGACAACGCCATGCCGCACATGGACGGCATTCAAATGGCCATCAAGACACGCGCCGTGCGGCCCGGCGTCCCTGTCATTATCATGGCCGGTTTCGCGGACTCGCTGACCGAGAGCCTCGTCCTCGAAATGGGCATTTCCGAACTGATTCAAAAACCGCTCGACAAGGAGAAGCTGGCGAACACGGTGCGCCGCGTGCTGGACCAGTGCGCGAGCGCGTAG